TTGCGTCGTCTGGTGGACGCTGAACGGGCAAACGTTGCCGCTGATGTACTCGCCGCCATTGCGCTGGCGGCTGATGGTTCGCTTCGAGATGCGGAAAGTATGCTCGGTCAAGTGCTGGCGCTCGGCGAAGCCGAAATCACCATGGAGGAAGCGTCGCTGGTTATTCCTCGGGCGGTCATTAGTGAAGCTGCCGGTATGGCTGGGTCAATGCTGCGCGGTGCCGGTGGTGAGGCCATTGTGCGTATGCAGCAGCAAATTGATGCGGGTATTTCAGTGCCGGTACTTATGGACGAAAGTGTTCGTTGGCTTCGGACGTTACTGCTCATTCGAGCCAATGACCGGCCAGACTTATTTATGCAGGACGTATTGGGAGAGCTTTTTGAAACAGCTCTAGAACAGTCTCGAGCCGTGTCAGCAACGAATCTTATGTCGGCGCTCGACATTTTTATTCGTCGCCGGCAACTACTTGGTCAGGGCCCCGTCGAGCAATTACAAATGGAACTTGCGATTTTAGAGGTAGCTGAACGTATTGGCGTACGTGATGAGTCTCCGAGAGTACAAGGCAGTTCAAGTACGGCTTTACCGGAACCCGAGATAGCGTCGCAGGAAGTGAAGCCGTCAAAACCAGAAGTACGTGAGGCGTCTGAGGTCGTCGATGTCGCCCCTATTGCCGGCCGATGGCAGGAGTTCGTGTCGCATGTGGCGGAAAAAAATCGTTCTCTTTCGTATGTGCTGGCAGCGGCGGTGCCGCTTGGGGTGAGCGGTAATCGGCTCGCCATAGGCGTGCAGTATCCGTTTCATGTGGATAGACTAACAGAATCAAAAAATAGAGCTATTTTGACAGAGGCGGCTGGTTCTTTTTTTGGAACAGCATATTTATTAGATATTAGTATCGTGAGTGCTGCACTATCGGTTTGACGCGTTTGCTCATTCTCCGTATGCTTTCTGAACTTATGGTTTGCGGGCAGTGCTGCCGGGTCGTCTAACGGTAGGACGCTTGGTTCTGGCCCAAGTAATCGGGGTTCGAAACCCTGCCCGGCAGCAGTGCTCGTAAGTCGTATTTTTAACCACATTATAGTATGGGTGGAAACAGCGCCAAACGCGCTCGCCAAAAGCAGAACAAAAAGCAGGCGAAGCGTGACAAGCGGAAGTAAATAATGTTTGACTGGCGTACTATGTACACTGTTGAGAGTGTACGGGCTGGGCATCCAGATAAGGTCTGTGACCAAATATCTGATGCAATTCTTGATGCCTGTTTGGCACAAGATCCATTGAGTCGAGTAGCCGTGGAGGCTTTTGGTGGCCACGGCATTATTATAATTGGTGGTGAAATAACAACCGCTGGTTACGTTGATGTTCGCAATGTGGCGTCTGCGGTCATGGCGCGGATTGGTTATAAAGAAAATATTGGTGTCGTTTCAAATATCGTTGCTCAGTCACCTGAAATTGGGGCTGGCGTAGATCAGGGTGGCGCTGGGGATCAAGGTATCATGTATGGGTATGCGACTCGGGAAACAGAACTCTATTTACCAAAGGGTGTCGCACTGGTTCATGAAATAGTGAAGCGCATTGATGCGGTGCATGATTCGGGTGCGCTGCCCTGGCTCCGGCCCGATGGCAAAGCGCAGGTCACCATTTCTGCCGGTGCGGTTGCCACGGTAGTCGTGAGTGTTCAACATACTGACGTACAGCTAGACGTTATTTCGAAGGGTATTCGTGAGCACGTGCTCG
Above is a genomic segment from Patescibacteria group bacterium containing:
- the metK gene encoding methionine adenosyltransferase, which encodes MFDWRTMYTVESVRAGHPDKVCDQISDAILDACLAQDPLSRVAVEAFGGHGIIIIGGEITTAGYVDVRNVASAVMARIGYKENIGVVSNIVAQSPEIGAGVDQGGAGDQGIMYGYATRETELYLPKGVALVHEIVKRIDAVHDSGALPWLRPDGKAQVTISAGAVATVVVSVQHTDVQLDVISKGIREHVLAPLNIEAGTVLINPAGPFTQGGFSADTGLTGRKIMVDTYGGLVPHGGGCFSGKDATKVDRSGAYMARFAAKNIVASGLTEECLVSVAYAIGKAEPVMLCATTGDGKDISTALRSFDFRPAAIIERLDLRRPIFEKTAVYGHFGRVATWEEIQPLP
- the dnaX gene encoding DNA polymerase III subunit gamma/tau, which codes for MPSALYQKYRPKTWQDVTSQQHIKTTLQHEIERDTIANSYLFVGPRGVGKTTVARLFAKAINCTARAKGSAEPCLQCQSCLKIEARQSLDIIEIDAASHTGVDHVREHIIASAEVHAGHGAYRVFVIDEVHMLSTAAFNAMLKLIEEPPQHVVFILATTEVHKVPQTIISRCQRFDFKRISASGVRDRLRRLVDAERANVAADVLAAIALAADGSLRDAESMLGQVLALGEAEITMEEASLVIPRAVISEAAGMAGSMLRGAGGEAIVRMQQQIDAGISVPVLMDESVRWLRTLLLIRANDRPDLFMQDVLGELFETALEQSRAVSATNLMSALDIFIRRRQLLGQGPVEQLQMELAILEVAERIGVRDESPRVQGSSSTALPEPEIASQEVKPSKPEVREASEVVDVAPIAGRWQEFVSHVAEKNRSLSYVLAAAVPLGVSGNRLAIGVQYPFHVDRLTESKNRAILTEAAGSFFGTAYLLDISIVSAALSV